One region of Trichosurus vulpecula isolate mTriVul1 chromosome 1, mTriVul1.pri, whole genome shotgun sequence genomic DNA includes:
- the LOC118833865 gene encoding CD209 antigen-like protein C isoform X3 has product MCDTEDPKSTELAGLDEEVLMPSGWSHFNLGSPRSQSLRNFPAPWLSRLGFLMMMVFFALSFILSIIILSQVFQNQSQLEFEAIQKKLNQFSAQLKDNGVFQNQSQLEFEAIQKKVNQLSAQLKDNGDLKAKEQSETSQLIKQLNKTLSTLCSPCPCDWKFYKDSCYHFSVYRKPWDAAREACEADNSNLVIIDSSEEQKYLKKRADSNHRWWVGLSDKKKEGTWHWVDGTTLKEAFWNEGEPNNAGDEDCCELISQGWNDAPCSKENYWVCEKEATPCTKL; this is encoded by the exons ATGTGCGACACCGAGGATCCGAAGTCCACTGAGCTGGCAGGATTGG ATGAGGAGGTGCTGATGCCCTCTGGATGGAGTCATTTCAACCTCGGAAGCCCAAGAAGTCAGAGCCTGAGGAACTTTCCAG CTCCCTGGCTGAGTCGCCTGGGCTTCCTGATGATGATGGTCTTCTTTGCCCTTTCCTTCATCCTCAGCATCATTATCTTGTCCCAAG TCTTCCAGAATCAAAGTCAGTTGGAGTTTGAAGCAATCCAGAAGAAACTGAACCAGTTCTCTGCCCAGCTGAAAGATAATGGGG TCTTCCAGAATCAAAGTCAGTTAGAGTTTGAAGCAATCCAGAAGAAAGTGAACCAGCTCTCTGCCCAGCTGAAAGATAATGGGG ACCTGAAGGCCAAAGAACAATCTGAAACCTCACAGCTcatcaaacaactgaacaaaacgtTGA GCACTCTTTGCAGTCCATGTCCCTGTGACTGGAAGTTTTATAAAGACAGCTGTTACCACTTCTCTGTGTACCGAAAACCATGGGATGCAGCCAGAGAGGCATGTGAGGCAGATAATTCCAACCTGGTTATCATTGACTCTTCTGAGGAGCAG AAATACCTGAAGAAGAGAGCTGACTCCAACCACCGGTGGTGGGTGGGACTCAGTgacaagaagaaagaagggacctGGCACTGGGTGGATGGAACGACTCTGAAGGAGGC CTTTTGGAATGAGGGAGAACCCAACAATGCTGGTGATGAGGATTGCTGTGAGCTGATCTCTCAAGGCTGGAATGATGCACCCTGCAGCAAAGAGAACTACTGGGTCTGTGAGAAGGAAGCTACTCCTTGTACCAAGCTCTGA
- the LOC118833865 gene encoding CD209 antigen-like protein E isoform X1 has translation MCDTEDPKSTELAGLDEEVLMPSGWSHFNLGSPRSQSLRNFPAPWLSRLGFLMMMVFFALSFILSIIILSQVFQNQSQLEFEAIQKKLNQFSAQLKDNGVFQNQSQLEFEAIQKKVNQLSAQLKDNGAFQNQSQLEFEAIQKKLNQLSAQWEDNGDLKAKEQSETSQLIKQLNKTLSTLCSPCPCDWKFYKDSCYHFSVYRKPWDAAREACEADNSNLVIIDSSEEQKYLKKRADSNHRWWVGLSDKKKEGTWHWVDGTTLKEAFWNEGEPNNAGDEDCCELISQGWNDAPCSKENYWVCEKEATPCTKL, from the exons ATGTGCGACACCGAGGATCCGAAGTCCACTGAGCTGGCAGGATTGG ATGAGGAGGTGCTGATGCCCTCTGGATGGAGTCATTTCAACCTCGGAAGCCCAAGAAGTCAGAGCCTGAGGAACTTTCCAG CTCCCTGGCTGAGTCGCCTGGGCTTCCTGATGATGATGGTCTTCTTTGCCCTTTCCTTCATCCTCAGCATCATTATCTTGTCCCAAG TCTTCCAGAATCAAAGTCAGTTGGAGTTTGAAGCAATCCAGAAGAAACTGAACCAGTTCTCTGCCCAGCTGAAAGATAATGGGG TCTTCCAGAATCAAAGTCAGTTAGAGTTTGAAGCAATCCAGAAGAAAGTGAACCAGCTCTCTGCCCAGCTGAAAGATAATGGGG CCTTCCAGAATCAAAGTCAGTTGGAGTTTGAAGCAATCCAGAAGAAACTGAACCAGCTCTCTGCCCAGTGGGAAGATAATGGGG ACCTGAAGGCCAAAGAACAATCTGAAACCTCACAGCTcatcaaacaactgaacaaaacgtTGA GCACTCTTTGCAGTCCATGTCCCTGTGACTGGAAGTTTTATAAAGACAGCTGTTACCACTTCTCTGTGTACCGAAAACCATGGGATGCAGCCAGAGAGGCATGTGAGGCAGATAATTCCAACCTGGTTATCATTGACTCTTCTGAGGAGCAG AAATACCTGAAGAAGAGAGCTGACTCCAACCACCGGTGGTGGGTGGGACTCAGTgacaagaagaaagaagggacctGGCACTGGGTGGATGGAACGACTCTGAAGGAGGC CTTTTGGAATGAGGGAGAACCCAACAATGCTGGTGATGAGGATTGCTGTGAGCTGATCTCTCAAGGCTGGAATGATGCACCCTGCAGCAAAGAGAACTACTGGGTCTGTGAGAAGGAAGCTACTCCTTGTACCAAGCTCTGA
- the LOC118833865 gene encoding CD209 antigen-like protein C isoform X2 — translation MCDTEDPKSTELAGLDEEVLMPSGWSHFNLGSPRSQSLRNFPAPWLSRLGFLMMMVFFALSFILSIIILSQVFQNQSQLEFEAIQKKLNQFSAQLKDNGAFQNQSQLEFEAIQKKLNQLSAQWEDNGDLKAKEQSETSQLIKQLNKTLSTLCSPCPCDWKFYKDSCYHFSVYRKPWDAAREACEADNSNLVIIDSSEEQKYLKKRADSNHRWWVGLSDKKKEGTWHWVDGTTLKEAFWNEGEPNNAGDEDCCELISQGWNDAPCSKENYWVCEKEATPCTKL, via the exons ATGTGCGACACCGAGGATCCGAAGTCCACTGAGCTGGCAGGATTGG ATGAGGAGGTGCTGATGCCCTCTGGATGGAGTCATTTCAACCTCGGAAGCCCAAGAAGTCAGAGCCTGAGGAACTTTCCAG CTCCCTGGCTGAGTCGCCTGGGCTTCCTGATGATGATGGTCTTCTTTGCCCTTTCCTTCATCCTCAGCATCATTATCTTGTCCCAAG TCTTCCAGAATCAAAGTCAGTTGGAGTTTGAAGCAATCCAGAAGAAACTGAACCAGTTCTCTGCCCAGCTGAAAGATAATGGGG CCTTCCAGAATCAAAGTCAGTTGGAGTTTGAAGCAATCCAGAAGAAACTGAACCAGCTCTCTGCCCAGTGGGAAGATAATGGGG ACCTGAAGGCCAAAGAACAATCTGAAACCTCACAGCTcatcaaacaactgaacaaaacgtTGA GCACTCTTTGCAGTCCATGTCCCTGTGACTGGAAGTTTTATAAAGACAGCTGTTACCACTTCTCTGTGTACCGAAAACCATGGGATGCAGCCAGAGAGGCATGTGAGGCAGATAATTCCAACCTGGTTATCATTGACTCTTCTGAGGAGCAG AAATACCTGAAGAAGAGAGCTGACTCCAACCACCGGTGGTGGGTGGGACTCAGTgacaagaagaaagaagggacctGGCACTGGGTGGATGGAACGACTCTGAAGGAGGC CTTTTGGAATGAGGGAGAACCCAACAATGCTGGTGATGAGGATTGCTGTGAGCTGATCTCTCAAGGCTGGAATGATGCACCCTGCAGCAAAGAGAACTACTGGGTCTGTGAGAAGGAAGCTACTCCTTGTACCAAGCTCTGA